In one window of Psychrobacter sp. P2G3 DNA:
- a CDS encoding acetyl-CoA sensor PanZ family protein, producing the protein MPLEAIAINSLDAPLIKKPARENELSERLHVLYDSDDAQPDGAEVLNIIEQGFKRGQYLYVGMFNDKPIAAVACFDDGQTDAKRLQYLTVHAENRKRAIDAKFIKLVYDAEVKKGVREFVPVDADIHRIMSEYELLRVKD; encoded by the coding sequence ATGCCTTTAGAAGCGATTGCCATCAATAGCTTGGATGCCCCACTCATTAAGAAACCTGCACGTGAGAATGAGTTATCTGAGCGCCTGCATGTCTTGTATGATAGCGATGATGCGCAGCCTGATGGTGCAGAAGTATTAAACATCATCGAGCAAGGTTTTAAGCGTGGTCAGTATCTTTACGTCGGTATGTTTAATGATAAGCCTATCGCCGCCGTTGCCTGCTTTGATGATGGGCAAACTGATGCCAAGCGCTTGCAGTATCTTACCGTGCATGCAGAAAATCGCAAACGCGCCATCGATGCTAAGTTCATTAAATTGGTTTATGATGCCGAAGTGAAAAAAGGTGTACGTGAATTTGTCCCTGTTGATGCGGATATTCACCGTATCATGAGCGAGTATGAGCTACTGCGCGTTAAGGATTAA
- a CDS encoding DUF4385 domain-containing protein, with amino-acid sequence MREFDYDLDYKNLDLRAQPELYRVGRGEQGVLLVEPYKSEILPHWRFATPDIATESSETIYQMFLDYLAADDFVGADMARKFIQMGYTRARRYANHKGGKKYKGPVPDDKKGQSGAHGREELPRQVEDPIKAESARIFKQKWDMCRENETYLKMKKEHRERYKEVE; translated from the coding sequence ATGAGAGAGTTTGATTATGATTTAGATTATAAAAACTTAGACTTACGTGCGCAGCCTGAGCTGTACCGCGTCGGTCGTGGTGAACAAGGCGTATTATTGGTAGAACCTTATAAGTCCGAAATCCTGCCGCACTGGCGCTTTGCCACGCCTGATATTGCGACAGAAAGCAGCGAGACTATTTATCAGATGTTTTTAGATTATCTGGCTGCCGATGACTTCGTCGGTGCGGATATGGCGCGCAAGTTTATTCAAATGGGTTATACCCGCGCGCGTCGTTACGCTAATCATAAAGGCGGCAAGAAATATAAAGGACCAGTACCTGATGATAAAAAAGGCCAAAGCGGTGCCCATGGTCGTGAAGAATTACCACGGCAAGTAGAAGATCCGATTAAAGCAGAATCTGCCCGTATTTTTAAACAAAAATGGGATATGTGCCGTGAAAATGAAACCTATCTAAAGATGAAAAAGGAGCATCGTGAGCGCTATAAAGAAGTTGAATAG
- the hisB gene encoding imidazoleglycerol-phosphate dehydratase HisB yields the protein MTANSTTTSEQNPSSNLNLHGRPERIATVERITAETQVTCTVNLDGTGQGTVDTGVPFLDHMIDQIKRHGLFDLDIKCTGDTFIDDHHSVEDTGITLGQAFNKALGDKKGIRRYGHFYAPLDEALTRAVVDLSGRPGLHMDIPFTRSHVGKFDVDLFSEFFYGFVNHSWMTVHLDNLKGKNSHHQIESTFKAFARALRMACEYDERALNTLPSTKEAF from the coding sequence ATGACCGCCAATTCAACAACGACATCTGAGCAAAATCCATCTTCAAATCTTAACCTACATGGTCGCCCTGAACGTATCGCCACCGTCGAGCGTATTACTGCAGAGACGCAAGTTACCTGTACCGTTAATCTTGATGGTACGGGTCAAGGCACTGTAGACACTGGTGTGCCATTCTTGGATCACATGATTGATCAAATCAAGCGTCACGGTTTGTTTGACTTAGACATCAAATGTACGGGCGATACCTTTATCGATGATCACCATAGCGTGGAAGATACCGGTATCACGCTTGGTCAAGCCTTTAATAAAGCTTTAGGCGATAAGAAAGGCATCCGTCGTTATGGGCATTTTTATGCGCCACTTGATGAAGCTTTAACGCGCGCAGTCGTTGATCTGTCAGGTCGTCCGGGTTTGCATATGGACATTCCTTTTACCCGTTCACACGTGGGTAAGTTCGATGTCGATTTATTTAGTGAGTTCTTCTACGGCTTCGTCAATCACTCTTGGATGACGGTACATTTGGATAATCTCAAAGGCAAAAACAGCCATCACCAAATCGAATCTACTTTTAAAGCCTTTGCTCGTGCGCTGCGTATGGCGTGTGAATATGATGAGCGTGCGTTGAATACGCTACCGTCGACCAAAGAGGCGTTCTAG
- a CDS encoding FtsX-like permease family protein: MGRKLMDNMDKESNYSGGMISQLFTRDLGAQALSRSWWRRWVYPVLYLLTLTLSLATYLTLDSIQQSVDSYITDNQRALIGGDLILESNQEWPADILKQVQTLPDDQIVYDHQFSSMVVTDEQTLLVRVKGITPAYPLYGTAETASGKPLWEQLKPDTVVVAPEVLQGINASIGDSITIGEGQFTISDVLTKEPDRPLSAFDFGGHVLMQADALEATNLLGQRSRVRYRIEMAGDVETIEPLRERLEQTLTSYPDIRLSDIDSEDTQISRISDNVLMFLKLLVIAVLLLSAVAMYGVITAFVTKQQSNNAIRLALGEPLKSLKRSYYQLLIATTVIACIAASILSFGLLQIGQPYLIAILPADVGLAINPISIIKTIIIALVLTLLIAQRGLSTLSTTKPATLLNQGASQQSQNLPWYRRLPLLWYGLMLVGLYAFFAYEVGSLTFGAQLLAGLIAFVAIFWLLARAWLWLLTKLAMNTDISWMKRIAIHNLARKGNQSALFFVTLSLSVAVLTLITTLNHSINAQFINAYPEDAPNLFLLDVQSDQHEDINALIGTPVSYYPVIRARVVTANDVPAQDIEPADGFDEPTRVFNLSYADTVMDTEFITDAVEDNKLYSPIEADGQQGQTPQIAPLSILDTAAGMLNVGMGDQVRFNIQGIEIVGQITSIRSRYERGPSPYFYFLFEPSVLSAAPQIQFATAHVAEDAIPELQGKLVREFPAVTTIDGTAIAEQVQELVVQMSRLVYVFTLLALLTGVMVLISSLLSTSQDRMQESASFRLLGMQKRDLYMLNILELGVLGISAATFAVVIASVGAWFAITQWFNLRFSVPWVNLGIGSAALVALLFGIAIIYVRLVIGRGIMARVRAMI; the protein is encoded by the coding sequence ATGGGTCGAAAGTTAATGGATAACATGGATAAAGAGTCAAATTATTCTGGTGGCATGATAAGTCAACTTTTTACTCGCGATCTAGGCGCACAAGCTTTAAGTCGTAGCTGGTGGCGGCGCTGGGTATATCCAGTGTTGTATTTATTGACGCTCACGCTATCGCTTGCCACCTACCTCACTCTTGATTCTATCCAGCAGTCTGTTGATAGCTACATCACAGACAATCAGCGCGCGCTAATCGGTGGTGATCTGATACTTGAGAGTAATCAAGAATGGCCAGCGGACATTTTAAAGCAAGTCCAAACCTTGCCTGACGACCAAATCGTCTACGATCATCAGTTCAGCTCTATGGTAGTTACCGACGAGCAAACCTTGCTGGTGCGCGTTAAAGGTATCACGCCAGCTTATCCGCTATACGGAACAGCAGAAACAGCTTCGGGCAAACCATTATGGGAACAGCTCAAGCCTGACACCGTGGTCGTCGCGCCAGAAGTCCTGCAAGGTATCAATGCGAGTATTGGCGATAGCATTACTATTGGCGAAGGGCAATTTACGATCAGCGATGTGCTGACCAAAGAGCCGGATCGTCCACTTAGTGCCTTTGACTTTGGCGGGCATGTCCTCATGCAAGCGGACGCCCTGGAAGCAACCAACTTACTCGGTCAACGTAGCCGCGTGCGTTATCGCATTGAGATGGCAGGAGACGTTGAGACCATAGAGCCACTACGTGAGCGGTTAGAGCAAACCTTGACCAGCTACCCTGATATTAGACTGTCTGATATCGATTCAGAGGACACGCAAATATCGCGTATCTCTGACAATGTATTGATGTTTTTGAAGTTACTGGTCATTGCGGTATTGCTATTATCAGCGGTGGCGATGTATGGGGTCATCACGGCTTTTGTAACCAAGCAGCAGTCTAACAATGCGATTCGCTTGGCCTTAGGTGAGCCTCTCAAATCTCTCAAACGTAGCTATTATCAGCTACTGATAGCAACCACTGTTATCGCCTGTATTGCAGCGAGTATACTGAGTTTCGGCTTACTGCAAATTGGTCAGCCGTATCTTATTGCCATCCTGCCAGCAGACGTTGGCCTAGCCATCAACCCTATCAGTATAATCAAAACCATCATCATTGCTTTAGTACTGACCTTACTGATTGCCCAGCGTGGCTTAAGCACTCTCAGCACCACTAAGCCTGCAACATTGCTCAATCAAGGTGCTAGCCAGCAATCACAAAACCTGCCTTGGTATCGACGCCTACCCCTATTATGGTACGGTCTGATGCTCGTAGGACTGTATGCGTTTTTTGCTTATGAAGTTGGCTCATTAACATTTGGCGCGCAGCTACTTGCTGGTTTAATTGCCTTTGTGGCGATATTTTGGCTATTGGCACGCGCTTGGCTATGGCTGCTGACCAAATTGGCGATGAATACTGATATCAGTTGGATGAAGCGCATTGCCATTCATAACCTTGCGCGTAAAGGCAACCAATCTGCACTGTTCTTTGTCACCCTATCGTTATCAGTCGCTGTCCTCACGCTCATCACCACGCTCAATCATAGTATCAATGCGCAGTTTATTAATGCGTATCCTGAAGATGCGCCGAATTTGTTTTTATTAGATGTCCAAAGCGATCAACATGAGGATATTAATGCCTTAATCGGTACGCCAGTGAGCTACTATCCGGTCATTCGCGCACGTGTCGTGACAGCAAACGACGTACCCGCGCAAGATATCGAACCTGCGGATGGCTTTGATGAGCCTACCCGCGTCTTTAACTTAAGCTACGCAGATACGGTGATGGACACGGAGTTCATTACTGATGCGGTAGAAGACAATAAGCTGTACTCGCCTATCGAAGCTGATGGTCAACAAGGCCAAACGCCACAGATTGCACCACTGTCTATTTTAGATACTGCTGCAGGCATGCTCAATGTCGGTATGGGCGATCAGGTTCGTTTTAATATTCAAGGTATCGAAATCGTTGGTCAGATTACCAGTATTCGCTCACGTTACGAGCGTGGCCCAAGCCCTTATTTTTATTTCTTGTTTGAGCCATCGGTGCTATCTGCTGCTCCGCAAATCCAATTTGCCACCGCGCATGTGGCAGAAGATGCTATCCCAGAGCTGCAAGGCAAACTGGTACGCGAATTTCCTGCTGTCACTACCATTGACGGTACGGCAATCGCCGAACAAGTCCAAGAGCTGGTGGTACAAATGAGCCGCTTGGTCTATGTCTTTACATTGCTGGCATTGCTGACGGGTGTGATGGTGTTGATAAGCTCACTCCTCTCTACCTCGCAAGATCGCATGCAAGAAAGCGCCTCGTTCAGGCTATTAGGGATGCAAAAGCGCGACTTATATATGCTCAATATCTTAGAGCTTGGGGTGCTTGGTATTAGTGCGGCGACATTTGCGGTGGTTATCGCCAGCGTTGGCGCATGGTTTGCGATTACCCAATGGTTCAATCTACGCTTTAGCGTGCCGTGGGTAAACTTAGGAATCGGCAGTGCAGCGTTAGTTGCCTTGTTATTTGGCATTGCTATTATCTATGTCAGATTGGTGATTGGACGTGGGATTATGGCAAGGGTTCGGGCGATGATTTAG
- a CDS encoding formate--tetrahydrofolate ligase — protein sequence MTVPSDIAIAQNVTLQPINDIAQKLGLSATHIEPYGHFKAKINPADVFAMPAKAKQSKLILVTAINPTPAGEGKTTVTIGLADALNRIHKQQESGEKTAVAIREPSIGPVFGIKGGAAGGGYAQVLPMEDINLHFTGDFHAIGAANNLLAALLDNHIYQGNELNIDPKQVFWRRAVDMNDRQLRNIISGIGKTTDGVMREDGFDITVASEVMAIFCLATDLNDLKQRLGNILIAYNKDKQPIYAKDLNAHGAMAVLLKEAIKPNLVQTIEGTPAIVHGGPFANIAHGCNSVIATRVAMHLADYTLTEAGFGADLGAQKFCDIKCRLSGLTPDAAVIVATIRALKYNGGVAKDNLTTENLSALEQGMPNLMKHIENMQEVYGLPVVVAINQFVSDTDAEIELVRQACLEKGVEVALTQVWEKGGAGGEELANTLLSLLNDNSNKPSQFRLAYDSDNSIADKIRTIAQRIYGADDIDISSAAQSKIRRLEELNLDKMPVCIAKTQYSLSDNAKLLGRPTGFDIHVRDISISSGAGFIVVICGPIMKMPGLPKRPSAEHIDLDDAGNITGLF from the coding sequence ATGACCGTACCTAGCGATATTGCCATCGCCCAAAATGTTACCTTACAGCCCATCAACGACATTGCGCAAAAACTTGGTTTATCAGCCACTCATATCGAACCTTACGGACATTTTAAGGCAAAAATAAATCCAGCCGATGTGTTTGCCATGCCAGCTAAGGCAAAGCAGAGCAAATTAATATTGGTCACTGCGATTAACCCAACGCCCGCTGGCGAAGGCAAAACCACGGTCACTATCGGTTTGGCTGATGCTTTGAACCGTATCCACAAGCAACAAGAAAGCGGTGAGAAAACGGCGGTTGCCATACGTGAGCCCTCCATCGGCCCGGTATTTGGGATTAAAGGCGGTGCAGCTGGCGGCGGTTACGCGCAAGTACTGCCCATGGAAGATATCAACCTGCATTTTACTGGTGACTTTCATGCGATTGGAGCAGCAAATAATCTGCTGGCAGCGCTGTTAGACAACCATATCTATCAAGGTAACGAGCTAAATATCGATCCCAAACAAGTATTCTGGCGTCGTGCAGTCGATATGAATGATCGTCAACTGCGTAATATCATCAGTGGCATTGGTAAAACCACGGATGGCGTGATGCGTGAGGATGGTTTTGATATTACTGTCGCCTCTGAAGTGATGGCTATTTTTTGCTTAGCGACAGACTTGAACGACTTAAAACAACGCCTAGGCAACATCTTAATAGCTTATAACAAAGACAAACAGCCAATCTACGCCAAAGACCTCAATGCTCATGGTGCAATGGCAGTACTCCTAAAAGAAGCCATTAAACCGAACCTTGTACAGACGATTGAGGGCACGCCTGCCATCGTCCACGGTGGCCCATTTGCCAATATCGCCCATGGCTGCAACTCCGTTATTGCGACCCGCGTTGCCATGCATTTGGCAGACTATACGCTCACCGAAGCGGGCTTTGGTGCCGACCTTGGGGCGCAGAAATTTTGTGATATCAAATGTCGCTTGTCAGGATTGACGCCAGATGCGGCCGTCATTGTCGCCACCATTCGAGCGTTAAAATACAATGGTGGCGTGGCTAAAGACAATCTAACCACTGAAAATCTATCAGCGCTTGAGCAAGGCATGCCCAATCTCATGAAGCATATCGAAAATATGCAAGAAGTCTATGGACTGCCCGTAGTCGTCGCCATTAACCAGTTTGTCAGTGATACCGACGCTGAGATTGAGTTGGTACGGCAAGCTTGCCTAGAAAAAGGCGTGGAAGTTGCCCTAACGCAAGTATGGGAGAAAGGCGGCGCTGGCGGTGAAGAATTAGCAAATACTTTACTAAGTTTGCTCAATGACAACAGTAATAAACCCAGCCAATTTCGTTTAGCTTATGACAGTGACAACAGTATTGCGGATAAAATTCGCACGATTGCGCAGCGAATCTATGGGGCCGATGATATTGATATCAGCAGCGCAGCTCAGTCCAAAATACGCCGCCTAGAAGAACTAAATCTCGATAAGATGCCAGTTTGTATCGCCAAAACCCAGTATTCGCTTAGTGATAATGCCAAATTACTGGGGCGGCCTACTGGTTTTGATATCCATGTACGCGATATCAGCATCTCGTCTGGCGCAGGGTTTATCGTGGTGATTTGTGGCCCTATTATGAAAATGCCTGGATTGCCTAAACGCCCTTCAGCGGAGCATATTGATTTAGATGATGCTGGTAATATCACTGGGCTGTTTTGA
- a CDS encoding valine--pyruvate transaminase: MKFSKFGQKFTQPTGISQLMDDLGDALKSDKPVNMLGGGNPAKIDAVNEVFLQTYQALGQDSLDAEQDASVEEKHSDNTALNSMSNYSNPQGDAAFIDALVDFFNRHYDWNLSAENIALTNGSQNAFFYLFNLFGGAFSDNKLDEHSQDKDSQSVDKSILLPLAPEYIGYSDVHVDGQHFMSVLPHIDEVTHDGEEGFFKYRVDFEALENLPALKEGRIGAICCSRPTNPTGNVLTDEEMDHLAEIAKRYDVPLIIDNAYGMPFPNIIYSDAHLNWDDNTILCFSLSKIGLPGVRTGIIVAAPEVIAAVSAMNAVVNLAPTRFGAAIAKPLVENDRIKQLSDNDIKPFYQQQAKLAVRLLKEALGDYPLMIHKPEGAIFFWLWFKDLPITTLELYERLKEKGTLVVPSQFFFPGVDVSDYKHAHECIRMSIAADEQTLTDGIAVIGEVVRELYDEAANKNS; encoded by the coding sequence ATGAAATTCTCAAAATTTGGTCAGAAATTTACCCAACCAACTGGCATCTCGCAATTGATGGATGATCTGGGCGATGCACTAAAAAGCGATAAGCCCGTCAATATGCTTGGTGGTGGTAACCCTGCCAAAATCGACGCGGTGAATGAAGTGTTTTTGCAGACCTATCAAGCACTTGGTCAAGATAGCCTCGATGCCGAACAAGACGCCAGCGTAGAAGAGAAGCACTCGGATAACACTGCGCTTAATAGCATGAGTAACTACTCAAACCCACAAGGTGACGCGGCTTTTATTGATGCGTTGGTCGACTTCTTTAACCGTCATTATGATTGGAACTTGAGCGCGGAAAATATCGCGCTGACCAATGGCTCACAGAATGCTTTCTTTTATTTGTTCAATCTATTTGGCGGGGCCTTCAGTGACAATAAGCTTGATGAGCACAGTCAAGATAAAGACAGCCAGTCAGTAGACAAATCTATCCTGCTACCACTTGCCCCTGAATATATTGGCTATAGTGACGTGCACGTAGATGGTCAGCACTTTATGTCGGTGTTGCCGCATATCGACGAAGTCACTCATGATGGCGAAGAAGGCTTCTTTAAATATCGGGTGGATTTTGAGGCGTTAGAGAACTTGCCCGCGCTTAAAGAGGGTCGTATCGGCGCGATTTGCTGTTCACGTCCGACCAACCCAACCGGTAACGTCTTGACTGATGAGGAAATGGATCATTTAGCTGAGATTGCCAAACGCTACGATGTGCCACTGATTATTGATAATGCTTACGGTATGCCGTTCCCTAATATCATTTATTCAGATGCGCATTTAAACTGGGATGACAATACCATTCTTTGCTTTAGCTTGTCTAAAATTGGCTTACCGGGCGTACGCACTGGCATCATCGTCGCGGCTCCTGAAGTGATCGCAGCGGTCAGCGCCATGAATGCGGTAGTCAATCTAGCCCCTACCCGCTTTGGTGCCGCCATTGCCAAACCATTGGTAGAAAATGACCGTATCAAGCAGCTATCGGATAACGACATCAAGCCGTTTTATCAGCAGCAAGCAAAACTGGCTGTGAGACTTTTGAAAGAAGCGTTGGGCGATTATCCATTGATGATTCATAAGCCTGAAGGTGCAATATTCTTCTGGCTGTGGTTTAAAGACTTGCCGATTACCACCCTTGAGCTATATGAGCGTCTCAAAGAAAAAGGTACGCTCGTCGTACCAAGTCAGTTCTTCTTCCCTGGCGTCGATGTCAGCGACTATAAGCACGCGCATGAATGTATTCGTATGAGTATCGCTGCGGACGAGCAGACGCTCACTGATGGTATTGCAGTGATTGGTGAAGTAGTGCGTGAGCTTTATGATGAGGCTGCAAATAAGAATTCTTAA
- the hisH gene encoding imidazole glycerol phosphate synthase subunit HisH, with the protein MKVALLDYGMGNLHSAGKALSAVGAEVSITNNPKVVAAADKIVFPGVGAMRDCMIGMHDAGIDEVVRQAIFNKPVMAICVGMQALFEQTAENGGTDCLGILNGTVKAFDPTWTDEQGATIKVPHMGWNTISGMDFDHPLWNGIGDNAHFYFVHSYYCAPADSTQVAAVCDYGQPFCASVIQDNLFATQFHPEKSHTAGLQLLKNFVEWDV; encoded by the coding sequence ATGAAAGTAGCATTATTAGATTATGGCATGGGTAATTTGCACTCAGCTGGCAAAGCATTATCAGCGGTAGGCGCAGAAGTATCTATTACCAATAACCCAAAAGTCGTCGCTGCTGCCGACAAAATCGTTTTCCCTGGTGTCGGTGCCATGCGCGATTGCATGATTGGTATGCACGATGCTGGCATTGATGAGGTTGTGCGTCAGGCGATATTTAATAAGCCTGTCATGGCCATCTGTGTTGGAATGCAGGCGTTATTTGAGCAGACCGCTGAGAATGGCGGTACGGATTGTTTGGGTATCTTGAATGGTACGGTAAAAGCCTTTGACCCGACGTGGACGGATGAGCAGGGCGCCACGATTAAAGTACCGCACATGGGCTGGAATACCATTAGCGGTATGGATTTTGACCATCCATTGTGGAATGGTATAGGCGACAACGCGCACTTTTACTTTGTGCACAGCTATTACTGCGCGCCTGCCGATAGCACGCAAGTGGCTGCTGTTTGTGACTATGGTCAGCCGTTTTGTGCCAGTGTTATTCAAGACAACTTATTTGCCACCCAGTTCCATCCAGAAAAAAGCCACACCGCAGGCTTGCAACTGTTAAAGAACTTCGTTGAGTGGGATGTGTAG
- a CDS encoding phosphoglycolate phosphatase, with amino-acid sequence MDKQLLIFDFDGTLIDSVPDLADATNTMLTTLGKETYSLDTIRNWVGNGSRMLVERALVGKIVVLEGELTVEEADHAEQVFFEAYNNISGSKTVAYPDVDSGLKKLKAAGYMLALVTNKPIRFVPKILQSFGWQDLFVEVLGGDSLPVKKPDPAPLLHVCGALNVTPDQAVMIGDSRNDILAGQNANMDTLGLSYGYNYGQDIRELNPTEAFDDFAALVKYLLKG; translated from the coding sequence ATGGATAAGCAGCTTTTAATTTTTGACTTCGATGGCACCTTAATTGATAGTGTGCCAGATTTGGCTGATGCTACTAACACTATGTTAACCACGCTAGGTAAAGAAACCTACTCTCTCGACACCATACGTAACTGGGTCGGCAATGGCTCAAGAATGCTGGTCGAGCGCGCGTTGGTGGGTAAGATAGTGGTTTTAGAAGGTGAATTAACGGTCGAGGAAGCCGATCATGCTGAGCAAGTGTTTTTTGAGGCTTATAACAATATTAGTGGTAGCAAAACCGTCGCCTACCCAGATGTAGATAGCGGACTAAAAAAACTCAAAGCAGCGGGCTATATGTTGGCATTAGTGACCAATAAACCCATTCGTTTCGTCCCTAAAATCTTGCAATCCTTTGGATGGCAAGATTTGTTTGTAGAAGTCTTAGGTGGTGATAGTCTGCCCGTTAAAAAACCAGACCCCGCGCCGCTACTCCATGTCTGTGGGGCGTTAAATGTTACTCCAGACCAAGCGGTCATGATTGGTGATTCAAGAAACGATATCTTAGCCGGACAAAATGCCAATATGGACACCCTTGGACTGTCTTATGGTTATAACTATGGGCAAGACATTCGTGAACTGAATCCTACCGAAGCATTTGATGACTTTGCTGCCTTGGTTAAATACCTTTTAAAGGGTTAA
- a CDS encoding NAD(P)-dependent oxidoreductase: protein MKAVLLDEKRFATDLARPTPEKITDYVTFEETPQDNKTIIERCQDADIMINGSLRIEREVIEALPNLKLIQLLSVGSNHIDKQACADNDVKLLNAPDFASATVAEHTMMLLLSAMRASIHYHNKVKSGEWKEKGRADIIDAEAIDLEGLTIGMIGIGDIGKRITKLAKAYDMNVLWAERQGRKPRNDDYTDFETVLSNSDVITIHCPLTEETKHLINQDTLSKMSKKPLLVNVARGKIVDSEALASAVKQEQILGYATDVFENEPAGENDPIVQLANEGHPRIILTPHMGAGSRASQVKLWKIITRQINDFIENN from the coding sequence ATGAAAGCCGTATTACTCGATGAAAAAAGATTTGCTACCGACCTTGCGCGACCTACCCCCGAAAAAATAACGGACTACGTCACCTTTGAAGAAACCCCACAAGACAATAAAACCATCATTGAGCGCTGTCAAGATGCCGACATCATGATTAATGGCTCCCTACGTATCGAGCGTGAAGTGATTGAGGCGCTACCCAATCTCAAACTCATCCAGCTCCTCTCTGTCGGCTCCAACCATATTGACAAACAAGCCTGCGCAGACAACGACGTCAAGCTCCTCAACGCACCGGATTTTGCCAGTGCTACCGTCGCCGAGCACACCATGATGCTATTACTCAGCGCCATGCGTGCCAGTATCCATTATCACAACAAAGTTAAAAGTGGCGAATGGAAGGAGAAGGGGCGAGCCGATATCATCGATGCTGAAGCCATTGATCTCGAGGGTTTAACCATCGGTATGATTGGTATCGGTGACATTGGCAAGCGGATTACCAAGCTTGCCAAAGCCTATGACATGAACGTCCTATGGGCAGAGCGCCAAGGTCGCAAGCCTCGTAATGACGACTACACCGACTTTGAAACCGTCCTTAGTAACTCCGATGTCATCACCATACACTGTCCACTCACTGAGGAAACCAAACATCTCATTAACCAAGATACCCTAAGCAAAATGAGCAAAAAACCGCTACTGGTCAACGTCGCACGTGGCAAGATTGTCGATAGCGAGGCCTTAGCTAGCGCAGTCAAACAGGAGCAAATACTCGGCTATGCTACCGACGTATTTGAAAATGAACCTGCCGGCGAAAATGACCCGATTGTCCAGCTTGCCAATGAAGGTCATCCTCGCATCATTTTAACCCCGCATATGGGTGCAGGCAGCCGAGCCTCGCAAGTCAAACTATGGAAGATAATCACTCGGCAAATTAATGATTTTATTGAAAACAACTAG